The genomic DNA TCTCTCACGATAAGACCAGCGCACCCGTTTCCTGCATTCGCGAGTACTTTCAAGGGTTTCAAAGTTTCCGGTGGAACGATTCGCAAAAGATGTTGAATGAAGTCTCGCGAGACGTTTTTATTTTCGACTTTTCCTTTTCCGGTGCGTTCGAATTTTCCTTCTCGAGTTCTTCTTTCGATTTCGAGAAGCCCGGTATCTCCGCTGATCGGTCGGCTTTCTTCGCGAACGAGTTTCATACCATTGTATTCGGGGGGGTTATGGCTTGCGGTAATCATGACTCCTGCGCCGAATCCGTAATAGGCGGTTGCGAAATACACCATTTCTGTTCCGCACAAGCCGATGTTCGTTACGTCCACACCCGCGTCGCAAAACCCAGAGGTGAGCGCGTTAGCGAGTTCGGGACTGCTCAACCTGACGTCGTATCCGATGACTGCAGTTTTTGCGCCGGTTTCATCAGCTATTGCCCTCCCGATGCGATATGCAATATCGGCATTCAACTCATCGGGAAAAATGCCTCTTATATCGTATGCTTTGAAGCAGGACAAACGCTCCATGAATTCACTCTTCATACCTTAAATCGTTTTTTCTAAACTTTTCGGTTTATTGGAGAGCCACACCGTTTATCGTTAATTTAAAACGACATCCCAGCACATCCGCGCTTCTTCGACACATCACCATACGCGAAAGAAATATTTCGAAATATTCCATCACTGTCGCAAAATCGGTGTCAATTTCCAACACCAATTCGATGATGCGCGAACGAGGTTCTACTTCCACTCTGCTTTTTTGCACGGCGTAATTCACTCGGTCGTGAATATCGAAAGTTTCCATGATTGGATTCTGAACACGACTGTGATGAACATCGGATTTGTCTGCGATAATCAACGCGGCAGACATTCTGCTTACTGCTGTTCCTTCGTGTTCCTCGTGATTGCCGATGGCTCCTGCTATTTGCGCGATTT from Fimbriimonadales bacterium includes the following:
- a CDS encoding HD domain-containing protein — its product is MSEIIELKKVVTLKEVKADSRVKSYIQGANDLLNAMGYTEHGHRHSNIVSSITRYILNSLEAPEREAELGAIAAYLHDIGNVVNRLNHPMIGAVIASNILYDMGMAPDEIAQIAGAIGNHEEHEGTAVSRMSAALIIADKSDVHHSRVQNPIMETFDIHDRVNYAVQKSRVEVEPRSRIIELVLEIDTDFATVMEYFEIFLSRMVMCRRSADVLGCRFKLTINGVALQ